From one Pontibacillus sp. HMF3514 genomic stretch:
- a CDS encoding GNAT family N-acetyltransferase — protein MNIRLAESKDIDQLIRMRWDNTIEFDDSKRQSSYNDFERECRSFLENAMKNGEWYIWVAEEEGKLISHIYIELIQKVPRPGRITYPFAFMTNVYTVKQYRNMGIGSKIISTINKWVKENNFEFIIVWPSDESINYYKKNGYVHSTELMEYFPS, from the coding sequence ATGAATATAAGACTAGCGGAATCAAAAGACATTGATCAACTAATAAGGATGAGGTGGGATAATACAATTGAGTTCGATGATAGTAAAAGACAATCTTCATATAATGATTTTGAAAGAGAATGTCGATCTTTTTTAGAGAACGCGATGAAAAATGGTGAGTGGTATATATGGGTAGCGGAAGAGGAAGGAAAACTAATATCTCACATTTACATAGAATTAATACAAAAAGTTCCAAGGCCTGGGAGAATAACATATCCATTTGCTTTCATGACAAATGTATATACTGTTAAACAGTATAGAAATATGGGCATTGGAAGCAAGATAATTTCTACAATTAATAAGTGGGTTAAGGAAAATAACTTTGAATTCATTATAGTATGGCCTAGCGATGAAAGTATTAATTATTATAAAAAGAATGGTTACGTCCATAGTACTGAACTAATGGAATATTTCCCTTCTTAA
- a CDS encoding HAD-IIIA family hydrolase gives MVKIKVAFFDRDGTIIEDYPDEKWSSITTPEFVSNSINTLQKVQKQGYKIIIITNQYLINEGYITLQQYEQINKLMIERLSSQGIKILDVFYCPHRRDEGCNCIKPQTGMIHKAINKYSNIDINESFMIGDSKADIDLAINMNMKGFGIGVDAIDPRIKKLDNVKDVISYI, from the coding sequence ATGGTTAAAATAAAAGTTGCTTTCTTTGATAGAGATGGAACAATAATTGAAGATTATCCTGACGAAAAATGGTCAAGTATAACTACTCCCGAATTTGTTTCAAATTCTATTAACACACTACAAAAAGTACAAAAACAAGGATATAAAATTATTATAATAACCAATCAATATTTAATTAATGAAGGTTACATAACATTGCAACAGTATGAGCAAATTAACAAGTTAATGATTGAGAGGTTATCTTCTCAGGGAATCAAGATTCTCGATGTATTTTATTGCCCTCATAGGAGGGATGAAGGTTGTAACTGTATTAAACCCCAGACTGGCATGATTCATAAAGCAATTAACAAATACTCTAATATAGATATAAATGAATCCTTTATGATCGGTGATTCTAAAGCAGATATAGATTTAGCCATAAACATGAATATGAAAGGTTTTGGAATAGGAGTAGATGCAATAGATCCAAGAATTAAAAAGCTTGATAATGTGAAAGACGTAATTAGTTACATATGA